The genomic segment CAATTTTCTCCTGGAAGAGATGCGCTCACTCCAactgcaatttgtttttccggCCGAAGAGATACCCGTATTTCCTTTTAACGATGACACACTCATGGACActcacgcagacacacacatggcaACGCATGCCCTCGCCTGGCCTCATCACAACAAAGCAGACGTTTTTAGGAAGGGAGCTTGTCgacccactttttcagtcctGGCGGGCGGAACACGTAATGCGACATGTTGCTTTCGGAGTCGTGCCAGAGCACGCTGCTACCTTTCCACAACTGTGGCTTTCCTCACTTCGCAATTATGCTACATTTCGACGtgaatcaaatcattttccccattaaaattaattgaaaTGCCAACGATCCATTTGGTCCATCCTAAATACTGCGATAACAGTATGAGTACTGATACCAAGCACCGATACCGCTGGTAAACAGTATTTTTGAAACATGCTACTGAAGTTTCTTTGTGTTGTGATCTGTACCAAAATAACCACTTACATTTTTATGGCCTTAAATCTGTGGTCCATAACTACCagataataaaaaacatgTCTGTTTTGGTAGCAAAGCATATATGTTCCGATTGGGATTGTACGtcagcaaccccccccccccccccgaataAGGTGCTTTCCATGTGTGCGTAAAACCAGTAAAATAAATGGCAGGAAAATGAGACTGTGGCAATTTAAGCCACttattaaaatattgtttCACAGCAAGTGTGCTACAAGCAGCAGTTTCGAAGGAGTCGGTTCAAGTTGTCTGACGCATGAGTCTTTCCTTTGTCCGTGCCAATTTACACGCGCAGTTTGTACATCGTACGGCACGTACCCTGTGGGAACAACGGGCTAGCACGTACGCCGGGGGCCGCGGGCACTGTGGCCCATCGCCGCggttttcttcttcactgcCAGGTCTGCAAATGGACGTCATTGACAAGTGTGGCGGGATAAGAGCATTAACACATCTGAAATGCAGCAATTATATAAAGTAGATTTCATGTTTCActgtattaaatataaataaaggcacaacatatttttttcaccatttgctcaatttggtgGGGCACTCTCccacaaatgaaattaaatagaaaataaatacaaaactgCCTCTAGATTGGTTATTGTTGCTGGTAATCTCGGGTCATGATATTGTTATTTCCCCTGCGGCCATGTTAGACACAGATCTTaagcagataaaaaaatatactgtTTGCCTCTTTTGAACCCCTCAAAGAATGGAATGCGTAACAATGATGATACTCGCGGTGTTGCATGCGTCTTGGCTCGCAAACACTGTAAGCACTAATCGCAGGAAAAGCAGCAACCGCATTACTTCAACGTCAGATGTGCTTTCAGTTTGTCTCTCAACAtgtacagacaaaaaaaaaaaacacaatgccTGCGATTCATTAGAAAATGTCCTGACCCGATCATAGCCATATTTCAAAGGGCGCAATCACTTCTGCCCTCGAGGCCTGAACCTTTTGTCGGtactgcaattttttttccttttttgttgcCTTGTGCAAAATTGTCATTCATCCATTGTGCATTTTCTTCCTCCCAAGTGTGACAAGAAGAAAACGTGTCAACAACGTGACAACAATAATCAGGCAGTTTAAAGTCTTAAGAGCGTAAACGTACATGTCACATGCAGCGAAAGCACTCTCAGTATCTTCTGTTATTGCTGCAACACTAAATGCTTTTAATCTGGCGGGGGTGCGtacacacatgcgcgcacacacacacaagcacacgcaGGATAATGGTTCGTCCGGGCACGTGCACAACGGGGCCCAATTATCCACCGCCGTGCCAGAGATCAGCTTgcggaatgtaaacagccggcGCGACATGAATGGAGATTGAATTTggattgaaatatttttcaactCAACTCACAACTTTGACTAAGGCTGGAATTCCTCAGGTGGGAGGaaggcctgtgtgtgtgtgtcaggtcTGTGTAAAagtactcacacacacatagaagGGCCAAGCCCCTCATTTTATCTCCTCTGGCCGCTGTTGACTATGCAAATGGAGGAACATGTCGGCCGGTTTGCATTTCAATGCGAAGCACAACAAGCGCTATTTGCCTTTGTGTGCGCTTGCTTGCGCCAACAAGCCAACATCTTTTTCACGCATTGCTCCTTGCCAATGCTAATCCGGTATTGACTTCTTGTCACTGACTTTTTCCCCATGCGCTCAATGTGAGGATATTGAGAATTGAATCCTTCCCTGACAAATACTCAACTAAAACtaaacaatgacaaatgaatgATAAGAATCTATCGTGACCTCAGGGCTTGCCGGAGGGGGCTTGCATGCCTTGGGAAGTTCCTCACATGTGTGTCAACAAGGACATCCTTCTGTGAtataaaggtaaaaaaaaaaactccctcatttttgtatttcactGCCTGCAAGCACCCCTAATTATCCCCACATTCCATTTGCAATGAATACCCCAACGATCCTTGACAATTGCCCTCAATCCAGATGAATACCCCCATCCAACCCCCACCTTACGAACCAGCCACATCAGTGAGTGACCTTTTAATTCCGTACTCTTAAAATTCATTCCGGAATGTTCATCGAGTTCCAGagcaaaaaaacccaaaacatttgtttcccAGTTTAATCTAAattaaatatcaaatatattttaagaaAATTAGGGTATAATTACGTATTACAAATTGTTCTGTAAATCACTTTTTTAGCACTGGAAAAGGTCGCAAGCTAAACGTATTCTGAAGATGGATGGCATGCCAAGATAAGACACTGGTAGTTTGACCTTTGGAGGCCGCTCGCTGTCATCGGCACGCTTATCAGAATGACATACCAAAGCGGAATTGGTGCCAGCCTGGCATGCCAACACAGCTCAGGGAACGAATGTGTGAAAGATGGACGACTACGACCCAGCAGCAGGAGGCTAAATGCCGGCCGGGAAAGTGGGACACAGTCATGTTTACATGTTGCCAGCTGTCAAGCATGTCAGAATATTCTttgattttaaacaggatAGTCAACTGAGGTTTTAATTGCAAAAAGGATaacaaatacattaaaaattcaaaaatgtgTAACATCCACTTTCCCTTATACTTGAAAAACCCATGCAAGGGAACAACAGTTTTGCTCGTGAAAGCCAATGTCAAGCTTGTCTTTTGTTGGGACGTTTCTATCCTGAGCTGCCACCTGTTCGAGCAGAAATTGGGCTTTTGGGTCCACTTGTGGGCGGAGCTAACACCACACGCAACCTTTACCGTCAGCCAATCAGGATGAGGCACACTGCCTGCCCTATAAAACACGCCGGCTCTCCCAAGGAGCTCAGTCAAGTCAGCTTAGAGACTTTCTGCACCTATTAATCGACGACTCgttaatatttaaaagaatCTCACTGCAATAAGCTGTTTTGCTACGAGAATTAAAAAACTTAGACGGCGAACCTTCAGTGACGAAGAGAGAACAACAACAGCGGGAAACAAAAATGCGTTTAATCCACAACATGACGACCATCGCGGAGTGCGCAACCCCGGACTACTCGCTCCCTAACCGGGCTATTAAAATAGCCGTGATAGGTGCAGGCGGAGTGGGCAAAACCGGTAAGAAACTGAAACGACAAAGATGCAAATGGCAACATTTTCCAGCGTGTCCAGTGATGTTAAATTGctattttgtgttcattttcagCGCTCGTTGTGCGGTTCCTGACGAGGCGATTCATCGGAGACTACGAGAGGAATTCTGGTGAGTTCACGAGCACTAACGTTGAGTCGGACATTTGGACACTCTCGAGTATTATGACCATTTTACACAATTGGCGTTTCTTTTTAATCTAATTTCTGTTTTAATGTATTGTAGTCACATCTTTGAACGAAAAACTGTTATTTAGTATTTTCTAATtaacttttgtgtgtttgcttgcAGGTAACCTGTATTCCAGAGAGGTCCAAGTAGACGGCGAGCAAGTCAGCCTCCAGGTTCAAGACACGCCTGGTGCAGAGGTAACGGCTCTacctttttcttcccttctcTGTGATGACACTATTTAAGTGGCCAAGCCTTCAAGCTGTATGTTCTGAGAGGGGAAAACGAGAGTGGAAGACTCACAGGTTGTTCTGTAAAACTAAAGTTGTTTGCaaacgtttttaaaaattaatgaaAGTAATATCTCCTCTTAACAGGGAAATAGAATGTTAAGGCAGATTCAATTATTctctttaaaagaaaacatgagaTGAATTAATGTCTGTGAGAGGTGGAAGCTaaccttttgtgttttttgttttccagatGAACGACAATGGCGTAGTTCTCCCCAACCACGTTTCGTGCTCCCTGCAGTGGGCCGATGCCGTGGTGCTGGTGTACTCCGTCACAGACCGCCACAGCTTCGATCTGGTGCCGCAGCTGCATCAATGGGTATCGCGGTGCGCTATTAGTGGCGGGGGGCCGCCCGTGGTCCTGCTGGCCAACAAGGCGGACCTGCTCCACCTGCGCCGCGTGGAATCCCAGGAGGGCCCCCTGCTGGCCGCTGATCTGGGCTGCGCCTTTTACGAGGTGTCGGCCAGCGAGGACTACGATCAGGTGCACGGTGCCTTCCACAGACTGTGCTGCCAGCTGGCCAAGCAGCGGCCGGCGCTACCATCATCACCGCCCCCCGCACCTGCTGAGAAAAAGCGCCCCAAGTCGCCCAACATGCAGGACCTGAAAAGGCGCTTTAAGCAGGCGCTCTCCGCCAAAGTCCGTACCGTCACGTCCATATGAGACCTTCGTCCTCTTTGGAATTTTTATTCTGTTCTTGGAGAAGTTGCTTCTCAAATCACGTCCAGAGGAGGGTAACCGTGAAGAGCGTGAGAGGCTCTCCTTTTGCCTCTTGAAAGATGGACGGACGTTCCTCCAGACCGTTCCGCCACAGCTCACGCACGAGGCAGGACACAAGATGGAGAGGTGTCGCACGGTGGCAGTTATCACTGATTGCACTTTTAACACTGTGGGCTCAACAgccaaatttgtttttgctgcttgTTGGTGATGGtggtatttatttgttgacgATTCACACGGCTTGTTTTCACAATAAAAGGATGAAGcccattttgtcattgttcTTTACACAGTTAAAACTTTGACCAGGGTAACATTTATAAAACTATTAAAGTTGTTTCTTATTTAAGGTCTCATTGAGCTAAATAAaggcaacaaaagaaaagaccaCATAAAATGCAAGGAATTGCACTTTTACTAtttgcatcatttttattttattgcaatttaCTTGGAATATATTAAAGAATAGGTATAAATGAAAGAAgctaatttttaaatatttaaaaatatatttcaaaacattcccCCCTCctcaaaatttcacaaaaagtATTCTTCCATTTTCTACACCGCTTCTAATCAccgggataaaaaaaaagaaagataaaagATTGGTCTAAAATGTACATTAAAACTACACAAATCATTTATGCACAATTAGAATTGTTTGCCAATAAACATCTGAAAATACTGCACGGTTAATGTTTGAGCATATGATCTATTTGGTGCGTGGAGGGTCGTT from the Syngnathus acus chromosome 4, fSynAcu1.2, whole genome shotgun sequence genome contains:
- the rasl11b gene encoding ras-like protein family member 11B, which produces MRLIHNMTTIAECATPDYSLPNRAIKIAVIGAGGVGKTALVVRFLTRRFIGDYERNSGNLYSREVQVDGEQVSLQVQDTPGAEMNDNGVVLPNHVSCSLQWADAVVLVYSVTDRHSFDLVPQLHQWVSRCAISGGGPPVVLLANKADLLHLRRVESQEGPLLAADLGCAFYEVSASEDYDQVHGAFHRLCCQLAKQRPALPSSPPPAPAEKKRPKSPNMQDLKRRFKQALSAKVRTVTSI